The Dokdonia donghaensis DSW-1 DNA window TTGAGCGAGATGGGATTTATGTAGGGTCGCTCCCTGAGAATGATACACATTGCCTAGATGCAACTACCCCCATAAGTGATTATAACCACGGGTATGAGCAATTTTTTGTAAGATTTGATACTAACTGGCTAGACGTGCTAGAAGCCTTTGCTCAAAATGGCTGCAACCTTATGCCAGTACTTGGAGAAAACAACACCTATCTTGGTTATTATGAACTTGAAGATGTGATGAATTTCTTTAATAACACACCATTTATAAGTGAGCCTGGAAGCGTAGTTGTAATTGAAAAAGGAGTGCAAGACTACTCTTTTAGTGAGATAAGTCAGATTGTAGAGTCTAATGATGGCAAACTATGGGGTATGTTTATCTCAAAAATAGAAAATGATGTAGCAGAGATTTCTCTTAAAATAGGAAGGTCAAACTTTAACGATATACTAGCAGCTTTTAGAAGATACAGCTACATAATAGTCTCAAGTCATCAAGAAGATACATTTCTTACAGACCTACGTGAGCGATCACAATACCTTGAGAAATACTTAAACATATAACTAACTATGAAAATAGGTATATACGGTCAGTTCTACCACGAGGCCGCAGGACAATACATCCAGCAGCTCCTAGATATTTTAGACAAAAAGCAAATAGAAGTTATTATAGAGAAAAACTTTCTCAAACTTATACACGAGAATGACACTATAGAGAAGGACTACAATCACTTTTCTACCTTTAGAGAGCTAGATAACACTTACGACCTTTTTGTAAGCATAGGTGGAGACGGTACAATTCTAAAAACTGTTACATATGTACGAGATCTTAACATACCTATAATAGGGATAAACACAGGTCGACTAGGTTTTCTTGCTACTATCAAGAAAAATGACATTGCCGCCTCTATAGAAAAAATACTTACCGGCAAGTACAGCATCTCAAAAAGAAGCCTACTACAAGTCACTACCAATAGTAAAAAAGATCCCATAGGAGAACTCAACTTTGCACTTAACGAGATTACAGTAAGTAGAAAAAACACCACCTCTATGATCTCTGTAACGACAAAATTAGACGGTGAGAACCTTACAAACTACTGGGCAGATGGTCTTATCGTTGCCACACCCACAGGCTCAACAGGCTACTCACTAAGTTGTGGAGGACCGGTTATCACACCACAAACATCAAGCATAATAATCACACCAATAGCACCTCACAACCTCAATGCAAGACCACTAGTTATACCAGACGATACTACAATCGAACTAAGCGTGTCTGGAAGAGCAGATCAACATCTTATCTCTCTTGACTCGAGAATAGCCACGGTAGATAATGAAACAATTATAACGCTACAAAAAGCACCATTTGAGATAAGCCTCATCCGTTTAGAAGGAGATAGCTTTTTAAAAACACTAAGACATAAACTACTCTGGGGAGAAGATAAAAGGAACTAGACAATAATTATGCACAAAGGCTGTTTTCTTTTAGGACTGACTATATAGGGTTTAAAGACGCTTTCGCGAAAGCGAACACTCACACAATCATCTTAATAACCTCTTATTGCTAGTACCATCACAGAATTGTTATATTTGCAAACTTTTACGGCTATATGAAGTACCTGACGATTGTTTTAATCGCCATTTTTTGGAATTTTGAAGTGCAAGGGCAAACCTATGAAATAGGAGCCTTTATTGGTGGATCAAATGTTGTAAGTGACATTGGATCAACTAATTATATTGCGCCGAATAAACCAGCTTTTGGAGCGATTTTAAAATGGAACCGAAGTTCAAGACATTCCTTCAGGTTTACAGCCCTGTTTACAGAGCTAGAAGGAAATGATGTAGATAGCCACGAAGCTAGAAGACAAAGTAGAGGATTATCATTTACAAACAGTTTACAAGAAGTCTCACTGGGACTGGAGTATACCTTTTGGGAATTTGATATGTTTAAAGATCGTAATGCAAATGCACCATACTTATACTCAGGTATAACCGCATTTAATCACGAAAACATTTCTAGAGTAAGTGGCGTTACTCAAGATGGAAATGCTCTGGACTTTGCAATACCTATCGTGTTAGGCTACAAAGTAGCTTTTAACTCTATGGTTATTGCATTAGAAGGTGGTGCTCGTTATACATTTACAGATAATCTGGATGGAAGCGCACCCGTAGGAGATGACAATACGATAAGTATTGGAAATAGAAATAATAATGACTGGTATGTGTTTACAGGTGTAACTGTAAGCTTTACCTTTGGCCGCAGACCTTGTTTCTGCGCATTTTAAATATATAATGGACGCACTCGCCCACATTGACAAAAATAAATTACCCCAGCACGTTGCCATCATTATGGATGGTAATGGACGATGGGCAAAAAAACAAGGACTCCTTAGAGCCGTTGGTCATAAAAAAGGTACAAAAGCTGTAAGAGAAGCTGTTGAGGCTGCTGCAGAGCTGGGCATACCCCACCTTACACTCTACGCTTTTTCTACAGAAAACTGGAACAGACCTAAAGCAGAGGTAGATACACTTATGAATCTACTCGTCTCTTCTCTAAAAAAAGAAATTTCTACACTTCAAGACAATGATGTTGCGCTCAACACCATAGGTTTAACGAGCTCTTTACCTAAGAAAGCCCAGCGAGAACTCAATGAAGTGATAGAAAAAACAAAAGACAACAAAAGGCTTAAACTCACTCTAGCACTGAGTTACGGCAGTAGAGAAGAGCTTATAAAAACAGTACGAGAAATAAGCGATAAAGTTAAAAATAACCTAATTTCGCCAGCTGAAATAGATGAATCTTGTATAAATCAGCATCTTTACACCTATGACATACCAGATGTAGATCTGTTAATACGTACAAGTGGAGAGCAACGAGTGAGCAATTTCTTGTTATGGCAAATTGCCTATGCTGAATTTTACTTTACAGAAGTATTGTGGCCAGATTTCAGAAAGGAACATTTACATGACGCTATTTACAATTATCAGAAAAGAGAACGAAGATTTGGAAAGACAAGTGAACAGATTAAATAGTACAGCTACTTTTTCAAGAGCAACAGGCAGATGGATTTTTATTTTAGCCCTATTATGTAGCACCTTAGTAAATGCGCAAAGAGACACCCCGCTAGATCCAAATATCAAGTATGAAATTGCAGATATAAAGGTTACTGGAACTTCTACTTACAATGAGAATACTGTAATTGTATTTACAGGGTTAAGAGTAGGAGAACGTATATCTCTTCCCGGCACAAAAGTTTCTAACGTAATTAAGAAATTGTGGTCATTAGAGCTGTTTTCTGATATTAATCTTTATGTGACGGCAATAGATGGTGATAAAGTAGATCTCCAGCTAGATATTAAAGAAGTGCCAGAACTTAATGAAGTGCGCTTTAAAGGTATTAAGCAAAAGAAAGGTTCTACCTTTATCAAAGACAATGGCCTTAACAAAGGAGCAAAAGTCACAGAAAACCTTGAGACCACCACTACAAACTATATTGAGAACTCATATAAGAAAAAAGGATTTTTAAACTCAAAAGTATTTGTAAATACAGTACCTGCATCAGACACGTTGGGTAAAAACAAAGTCAATATGATTGTAAATATTGACAAAGGAGAACGTGTAAAAATTAAAGATATCAACTTTAATGGCCGTGAAAAATTACAAGAAGCAAAGCTCCTTGGGTCAATGAAAAACACAAAGGAGAAAAAAATCTGGCGTCTTTGGAAAAGGTCAAAATTTATTAAGGCAGACTATGAAGACGACAAAGTAGCCATTATAAATAAGTACAAAGAAAAGGGATATCGTGATGCTAGAATTGTATCAGATTCTATCATTAAGAATAATGACAAAACGATAACTGTAGAAATAAATGTTGAAGAAGGTCGTAGATATTATATAGGTGACATAGACTTCATAGGAAACTCAGTTTATACAGACGAGCAACTAAGTAGACAGTTAGGTCTTAAAAGAGGTGATGTCTACAACGGTGTTTTACTTCAAGAACGTATAAAAGATGATACAGACCCCGATGCAGATAACATCGCAAACCTTTATCAAAACAGTGGTTACTTATTCTCAAATGTAAATCCAGTAGAGACTAGTGTAGAAAATGACACCATAAACTTTGAGGTGCGTATTACCGAAGGTAAACTCGCTTACTTTAATAAAGTAACTGTAAAAGGTAATGACAAGACTAAAGATAAAGTTATTTACAGAGAGCTACTTACCAAGCCTGGACAGCGTTACAGTAAGAAAGCAGTAGTAGGTACAATACGTGAGCTTGGTCAATTAGGTTTCTTTGACGCACAGCAGCTTACTCCTAACTTCAATAATTTTGACCCAGTAGGTGGAACAGTCGATCTAGAGTATAACGTTGTAGAGCAAGGAGCAAGCCAGATAGAACTTCAAGGAGGTTTTGGTGGTGGAGGTTTTGTGGGAACTCTAGGACTCTCATTTAACAACTTCTCTATACAGAACATATTTAATAAAGATGCCTACAACCCATTACCTATGGGTGATGGCCAGAAGTTTTCTTTGAGAGCACAAGCAAGTCAGTTTTTCCAGACGTATAGCGCCTCTCTTACAGATCCTTGGTTTGGAGGGAAACAACCAGTACAATTTTCTACATCATTCTCGCACACTATACAATACCTTTTTACAGGTATTACAACAGGTAGCGCAAGTGATCGTGTAGATAGAAACAGTAAATTCTTAATTACGGGAGGTTCTGTAGGGTTATCTAAGCGTCTTAAATGGCCAGATAGAAACTTTAGCTTGTCACACGCTATAAGTTTCCAGCACTTTGATTTACAAAACTATAACACAGGTCTGTTTACCTTTGGAGATGGAGCTTCAGAAAACTTAGCCTATACTATAGGTCTAAGTAGACGTGAGCTTTATGGAGGATTAATTTTCCCTACAAGTGGATCTGACATAAGTCTAACAGCAAAATTAACCTTACCATACTCTGCTTGGAATGGTGTTGATTATAAAGGTCTAGCTATAGAGCGCGATGAGGCTATCGCAGATGGTCTTAGCAGCACAGGTAAAACTGTAGGAGAGATAGATCAAGAACGTTTTAACTGGCTAGAATACTATAAAGTAAAGTTTACTGGTAAGTGGTACACACCACTTGTAGGTAAGTTTGTACTACAATCTGGAGTAGAATTTGGATGGCTAGGTGCTTATAATCAAGATAGAGGTGTACCACCTTTTGAACGTTTCTTCTTAGGAGGTGATGGTCTAGGAGGTTTCTCTCTTGATGGTAGAGAGATTGTAAGACTTAGAGGATACCCTAACCAGTCTGTAACTCCTATAGATAGAGGCGCTATTTTACAAAGCACAGGACAGGCTAATGATGGTGCTACCATTTACAATAAATTTAGTCTTGAACTACGTTACCCTATCACATTTAGCCCTCAGGCGAGCATCTATGCATTAACTTTTGCAGAAGCAGGATCATCTTATGACAATTTTAGAGATTATAACCCGTTTCAATTGAGTAGATCTGCTGGGGCAGGAATTCGTATATTTATGCCGGCCTTTGGATTATTAGGTCTGGATTTTGGATATGGATTTGACCCAATTCCTGGTACAACAGGAGCAAATGGATGGGAAACTCACTTCATTATCGGACAGCAGTTTTAATTTTTGGCACGATTATTTCTAATGCAACTCTGAAATTATGAAGACAAACGTTTTTATCTTATTAAT harbors:
- a CDS encoding CBS domain-containing protein encodes the protein MTLTDFIINDIKPVSEKENIGEVQSIFTQTTYSHVPIERDGIYVGSLPENDTHCLDATTPISDYNHGYEQFFVRFDTNWLDVLEAFAQNGCNLMPVLGENNTYLGYYELEDVMNFFNNTPFISEPGSVVVIEKGVQDYSFSEISQIVESNDGKLWGMFISKIENDVAEISLKIGRSNFNDILAAFRRYSYIIVSSHQEDTFLTDLRERSQYLEKYLNI
- a CDS encoding NAD kinase, producing the protein MKIGIYGQFYHEAAGQYIQQLLDILDKKQIEVIIEKNFLKLIHENDTIEKDYNHFSTFRELDNTYDLFVSIGGDGTILKTVTYVRDLNIPIIGINTGRLGFLATIKKNDIAASIEKILTGKYSISKRSLLQVTTNSKKDPIGELNFALNEITVSRKNTTSMISVTTKLDGENLTNYWADGLIVATPTGSTGYSLSCGGPVITPQTSSIIITPIAPHNLNARPLVIPDDTTIELSVSGRADQHLISLDSRIATVDNETIITLQKAPFEISLIRLEGDSFLKTLRHKLLWGEDKRN
- a CDS encoding DUF6089 family protein, with the translated sequence MKYLTIVLIAIFWNFEVQGQTYEIGAFIGGSNVVSDIGSTNYIAPNKPAFGAILKWNRSSRHSFRFTALFTELEGNDVDSHEARRQSRGLSFTNSLQEVSLGLEYTFWEFDMFKDRNANAPYLYSGITAFNHENISRVSGVTQDGNALDFAIPIVLGYKVAFNSMVIALEGGARYTFTDNLDGSAPVGDDNTISIGNRNNNDWYVFTGVTVSFTFGRRPCFCAF
- a CDS encoding isoprenyl transferase; translated protein: MDALAHIDKNKLPQHVAIIMDGNGRWAKKQGLLRAVGHKKGTKAVREAVEAAAELGIPHLTLYAFSTENWNRPKAEVDTLMNLLVSSLKKEISTLQDNDVALNTIGLTSSLPKKAQRELNEVIEKTKDNKRLKLTLALSYGSREELIKTVREISDKVKNNLISPAEIDESCINQHLYTYDIPDVDLLIRTSGEQRVSNFLLWQIAYAEFYFTEVLWPDFRKEHLHDAIYNYQKRERRFGKTSEQIK
- a CDS encoding BamA/OMP85 family outer membrane protein, which gives rise to MTLFTIIRKENEDLERQVNRLNSTATFSRATGRWIFILALLCSTLVNAQRDTPLDPNIKYEIADIKVTGTSTYNENTVIVFTGLRVGERISLPGTKVSNVIKKLWSLELFSDINLYVTAIDGDKVDLQLDIKEVPELNEVRFKGIKQKKGSTFIKDNGLNKGAKVTENLETTTTNYIENSYKKKGFLNSKVFVNTVPASDTLGKNKVNMIVNIDKGERVKIKDINFNGREKLQEAKLLGSMKNTKEKKIWRLWKRSKFIKADYEDDKVAIINKYKEKGYRDARIVSDSIIKNNDKTITVEINVEEGRRYYIGDIDFIGNSVYTDEQLSRQLGLKRGDVYNGVLLQERIKDDTDPDADNIANLYQNSGYLFSNVNPVETSVENDTINFEVRITEGKLAYFNKVTVKGNDKTKDKVIYRELLTKPGQRYSKKAVVGTIRELGQLGFFDAQQLTPNFNNFDPVGGTVDLEYNVVEQGASQIELQGGFGGGGFVGTLGLSFNNFSIQNIFNKDAYNPLPMGDGQKFSLRAQASQFFQTYSASLTDPWFGGKQPVQFSTSFSHTIQYLFTGITTGSASDRVDRNSKFLITGGSVGLSKRLKWPDRNFSLSHAISFQHFDLQNYNTGLFTFGDGASENLAYTIGLSRRELYGGLIFPTSGSDISLTAKLTLPYSAWNGVDYKGLAIERDEAIADGLSSTGKTVGEIDQERFNWLEYYKVKFTGKWYTPLVGKFVLQSGVEFGWLGAYNQDRGVPPFERFFLGGDGLGGFSLDGREIVRLRGYPNQSVTPIDRGAILQSTGQANDGATIYNKFSLELRYPITFSPQASIYALTFAEAGSSYDNFRDYNPFQLSRSAGAGIRIFMPAFGLLGLDFGYGFDPIPGTTGANGWETHFIIGQQF